The following DNA comes from Hordeum vulgare subsp. vulgare chromosome 3H, MorexV3_pseudomolecules_assembly, whole genome shotgun sequence.
AAGATGTCCACAAAAGCACTATTGTGTTCAATGTTGGGTGTTCCGATGGGCTAGAAGGCTCCTTTTGACAGCACTTTTGTTGACATTTGTCAAATGGCCTTAGTTTTTTCCATGACACTCTATGACCAATTTAAGGCATCGTTCCTAATTACTTGGGTTTTTGACTAGTTTTATATTTTGTGGagttttctcgctcaaaaaagaTTGATAAATGGCCTGACATGTCGCAATGCAAATGATGTTGGAACTCGTTCAAACCTGGTATGAATGCCTCATATGTCCGCCCAGTCCGGTGAAAGATGTTGGGGTCATTTATTCATGGTCCAAAAAAACACCAGTACAAAGGAGTTTGCCGGATTACGTGAGAATGGTGCATCCATCAACATTTAGTTTTTTTTCTAATTTGAATTCTTCTAGTATTATTTTCTACATTCATTATTATCAATCAACCTAAATATGTTCTTATTTCCTAATAATTTCTTTGAAATTTATCAACAATTTtggaatttcaaaaaaattaCGAACTTGAACACTTTTTTCGAAATTGTTCACACATTCCGAAAAATTGATAGAAATGTTCATCATAAATTGCAAACCATGTACTTTCTTTAAGTTTTATCAACTTTTTTttgaaacacaaacatttttaaaaaatgttcatattttcagAAATTGGTTCAAACCTCTCAAGAAAAATTGCTTAGACATTCTAAAAAGTTAAGAATATATAAAATCGTTAGGTTCTTATTCAAAAAATCAAATAAATTCGAGAAATTAGTGATCCTTGTTTCTAGAACTCCGAAGCCACAGAGAACACGAGTGCAGTCTGCAATAAAGAAAATTTGCAGCTGCAGGAGTGCACTGGTATTCAATATATCATGGATTAACAGCCAAAAACAGACAATGTTCAGCTGGCATAGGGAATTTCAGAGCCACTTAATTGCAGGAATAACAGTGGCCACTCCAATCAGCTACGTACAAAAGAGGAACTTATGAGTAATTAAACCCTGAAGTATAAGTTTTTGAAACTTTAACGAGAAACTTACAAAAGAAATTTAACTCTTTGAAACCGTAATAAAGAGGAACTTATGAGTAATTAAACCCTAAAGAAACTTTCCTTCTTTCTTTGTCATATTGCAAACagtaaggctggccatagtggggagtatcatatagtagtataatgcatatgatactattgtatgatactaacttcatagtgcatagtatcattttttttgaaccaagCGCAACCCCCTTTCCATTACTCACATAACGGAAATACGAAGTTCAAAGTGAAAAAGGAAACCAGACAAGGGGTGCGAGTTCAGAGCATTCTTGGGAAACCTACACATAGACACTCGTCATCGAGCAGCCTATCGCAGGGCAAGAACCCAAGAACACCAATATCACGCACAAACCATCCAAAGAGTTTTAGGGGAACTGTAAGCAAAAGCAACACAGGTCACCGCCTGACATCACTCCACACAGGGAGGCCACCAAAACAACTAAGTAACATCAACTACGCCCATCAACAATCCTCCTCCGGGGCCGCACAGATCCTCAGCATGTTCGACACATTCCTCTTCAGCATCTTCGCCCCCCGCTCCAGCGCTAGTTTGTCTTCCCCTGTCAGCAGCCCTGCCCAATATGCCAAGAACCCACAAGCAGAATAAACGACATCAAAAGGGGATCCCAGCTTCTTTTTTTTCAAATGTCGCGCGATTGCGGCAATTCCACAATGCCCAACAGATAGCCGCCAGACCACAAGTATAAAACCTAACTTCATTAGGCAGATAAGCAAAGCACCAAGCATAAAATTGTCAAAGATTATCAGGACCGTTACTGGTCCCAAGCATACATCCCAGTGTTCTCCATACCACTCTAGCGACAGGGCAAGAAAAGCACAAGTGTTGCGAAAGTCTCCCTATCTGGGCAAAAGGAACATCTAGGGTTACCTTTCCATTTCCTCCTACTCATCACATCTCGTGTTAGAATAGCATCTTGAAAAAGCTGCCATAAGAAAATTTGGATCTTAAGAGGCAACTTTGCACTCCAGATccatcgaaaatcacaaccagcaaTATTATTCTCCACATGTTCATACACAGATTTAGTAGAAAACCTTTTTCCACCCCCAAATTTCCATCTAATCTGATCTGGATCATCAGATAAGGCCCATTGGCCAACAACTGCGTTCATTTCTGACCATTGACCCGCCAGTATAGGCGTCAATTGTCTCCTAAAAAAGTCACCCCCTCCCAGGATTTGAAATCTTTCACAGTAATATCCTGGTTATTGCAGATATAGAATAAATCAGCATAAGAGGTTTTCAATGGTAGGGCAGCATTCACGGGATCATGCCATAATCTAGTAATATTACCAGATCTCAGCATCACCTCTCTACCAGCCATATAGTGCGGCTTAACTTTCACAATAGCTTTCCACATGGGGGAATCCGAAAACTTACTAGAGATAGATGTCACATCTACTCGTCTAAAGTATTTAGCCATGATCACATCTTGCCACAACCCTTGTTGTGTTTCCAACTTCCACCACCATTTAACAAGTAAACTCACATTCTGTTTATGTAAATTCTTCACCCCCAGGCCCCCTTTCTTCTTTGATCTACAGATACGGTCCCACTTAACAAGGTGATACCTCTTATTACCCTCGAATTCTCTCCAAAAGAATTTCTTCCTGTGCTTATCCAGTTTGTATATGACCATCTTAGGGAGCAGAAACATAGCCATATAGTAATATACTATACTAGTAAGGGATGAGTTCATCAGAATCTGCCTACCCCCCGAAGATGCAGCATTACCAATCCAGGATTCACAACATTTAAGAAATTTCTCATCCAGAAACAACCAATCAACATTTCTGAGACCAGTACAACTTATTGGGACTCCCAAATATTTCATAGGAAAATGCCCAATATGACAATTAGACATGTCAGCATAAGTATTCAGGATATTATCATCACCACCCACACTAAAAACCTCACTCTTCTCAAAATTGATCTTTAACCCTGACATCAGCTCAAACATATATAATAAGAGTTTCATATTAACAGCTGCATCTACATCATGTTCAAAACATATTACCGTATCATCTGCATACTCAAGAATAGCAACACCATCATCAATGAGATCAGGGGCCAAACCTGTGAATAATTTCTCCTTCTGGGCATTTCTCACCATCTTAGATAAGGCCTCCACAGCAATATTGAATAAGAAGGGAGAGAAAGGATCACCCTGCCTAACCCCCTTATGGTTTTGGAAATACGGGCCTTTTTCATTATTCAACTTAATGCACACCGTGCCATCATACAATATCTTTTTTATCCCCCCACACCAGGTTTCTCCAAAACCTCTGTTCCTATGGCACTCCAGAAGGAAATTCCAGTTGATCTTATCGTAggctttttcaaaatccaatttCAGTATTACTCCACACTTTTTCTGATGCTGAGTATGATGCAAAACTTCATGTAAAGTCAGGATACCATCCATTATATTTCTATGTTTGATAAAGTAGAATCATAGATGGCCTCAttcattgacatgcatgacacatagtagcaaagCATTTagcatgttacggtatctacctatgttactctaaccctctctctcttttttaattgtctgccacatcagcatgtttgctagtcccaagtacatgatactactccctccatcagaGTTTATAAGGCATGCGCGTATACCTAGGttgtcaatttgacttatataaaatgtattgtttaacataaaaattatatcactagaaaatagaacatctaaagtttctaatgatatattttttgtaatatatgcctctCATTAAATTGATCAATTTGACGACTtagatacacgtgccggacttataaactgaaacggagggagtacctaaGTTACTCCCATTATGGCCAACCTAACTGCATTGTGGTGAATGTGATCATGAGCACCGAGCAGTATGTCCACTTCGGTCATTGATGGACACTTCACACTACAAAGTTCGCCCAATCAGAACTCGCAACACGAAGGGCATACTGTGAAAGACCGGTCTGAATGACATTTAGTTGGTTACAACTAATTTGGGTACATTCAGTTAGTTAAGAAAGAACTCTCTGCAACTAAGACTGTTGGGTGCCACAGCTTTCAGATAACAGGTGTTCCCCTTCTTATAAGTTTGATGAGAAATTACAGGCAACCTTTTCCATAAAGAACAGAACTATTTATTTCATCAACTATATTTCTATGTTGCTGCTAAAAAACAATTGTATTTCTATGATGTATGTAAATTCTTACAAACGAAAAATTTATATACATGGaaagaatcaacaatataaggtgttCGACGAAAGGAAACAGAACAAAAACAGTACAATATTCTGGTATTCCTACTTCATGTTCTAACAATGGCTACTGGATCACTTGTACAGatcgtcttcatcctcatcagCTGCCACGGAGGTGCTCACAGCAGCTTCTACGGCGTGTGGCTGCGCCGGGAAGCGGAACTCGGTGCCGAACCCCCTAGACTGCTGCAGCGTCTGCGCGAACGCCTGGTACTTCCTGACGTCGGCGTCGCTCACGCTCCGCCTCGCGTACTTCATCGACTCTTCGAAGTGAGCCGCCTTGATCTCCGCCGCCTCCTCTTCTTGCCCGCCGTCCGGCTCCATGGTGTCTTCTCCCATCCTCTGCCTCTCCATGTCCTTCTCGATATCTTCCCTGATGGCGTACTTGCACGCCCTCTGGCAGATCTCCGTGATGTCGGCGCCGCTGAAGCCGGCGGTGAACCTTGCGAGCGCGCCGAGGTCGACGTCCTTGGCCACGGGAGACTTCCTAAGGCATGCCTTGAAGATCTGGTGCCGCGAGGCCTCGTCCGGCAAGGGGATATAGATGAGCTGGTCCAGGCGGCCGGGACGGAGCAACGCCGAATCAATAATGTCCGGCCTATTGGTGGCGCCGATGATGAAGACCGTCTTCTTGGCGTTCATGCCGTCCATCTCGGTGAGCAGCTGGTTCAGGACCCTGTCCGCCGCGCCGCCGGCGTCGCCCATCCTGCCGCCCCTCTGGGTCGCGATGGAGTCGAGCTCGTCGAAGAAGAGCACGCACGGCGCAGACTGACGCGCCTTGTCGAAGATCTCGCGCACGTTGGCCTCGCTCTCGCCGAACCACATGGTGAGCAGCTCTGGCCCCTTGATGCTGATGAAGTTGGCCTGGCACTCGTTGGCGATCGCCTTGGCCAGCAAGGTCTTGCCGCATCCTGGTGGCCCGTAGAAGAGGACGCCCTTGGACGGCGACATGCCGAACTTCTCGAATTTCTCTGGGTGCTCGACCGGGTACTGAACGGTCTCTTGCAGCTCCCTCTTGACGCCGTCGAGGCCACCGACATCGTTCCAGCTCACATTGGGCACCTCCACGACTGTCTCACGTAGCGCAGACGGGTTCGTGCCGACGAGAGCCGTCTTAAGGTGGTCATTGGTGACTGCCATGGAGTTCAAGATCTCGGCATCGATGGTGTCGTCCTCTAAGTCGATCACGTCCATCTTCTCCCTGATGCACTGCAGCGCCGCCTCGGTGCAGAGCGCGGCCAAGTCGGCGCCGACGTAGCCGTGCGTATCCTTGGCAATCACCTCAAGGTTGACCTCCTCGTCCAGCTTCATGTTCTTGGTGTGGACGCGGAGCACTTCGAGACGCCCGACCTCGTCCGGCACGCCGATGTCGATCTCGCGATCGAACCTCCCGAAGCGCCTCAAGGCAGGGTCGATGCTGTTGGGACGGTTCGTGGCGCCCATGACGATAACGTGCGCGCGGGCCTTCATGCCGTCCATCAGCGTCAGCAGCTGGGAGACGATACGCCTCTCCACCTCGCCGTGAGTCTTCTCCCTGTTGGGAGCAATGGAGTCGATCTCGTCGATGAATATGATGGAGGGCGCGTTCTTCTCGGCCTCCTCGAAGGCCTTCCTCAGGTTGCTCTCGCTCTCTCCGGCCATCTTGGACATTATCTCCGGGCCGttgataaggaagaagaaggccCCGGTCTCGTTGGCCACCGCGCGGGCGATCAGCGTCTTGCCGGAACCGGGAGGGCCGTAGAGGAGGATGCCCTTGGGAGGCTTGACGCCAATGGACTTGAAGATCTGAGGATGCCTGAGTGGCAGCTCGACGAGCTCCCTGATCTGAGCCAGCGGTTTCCCCATGCCACCCACGTCGTCGTAGCCGACGTCGTCGAGCCGCTCCTCGTCCTCCCGCTTGATCGGCTCGCCGTCGCAGAAAATCTCCGTGTCGGGCATCACGATGCAGTAGTCCGCCGCGGGGTCGATCTCCATGACCTTGAACTCGACGCTCCGCATGCCGCCGCGCACGAGGAAGAGGTCGCCCTTGTGGACCGGGCGGAAGGCGTCCATGAAGTAGGGCATGAGGTAGGCGTCGAAGAGGTTCCCCGCGATGCCCTCGACGGTGTCGTCCACGGGGAGGATGTGCACGCGCCTGGCGTACTTGACGTCGTGGCACAGGTGCACGGACACGACGTCGGCGATGCGCACGCGCAGGTTGGAGCGGGCCACCTTGTTGATCCTCATCTTGTGCCCCTCGCAGGTGTCGTCAGGCAGTGCCATGCAGACCGTGCTGTGGCGGCGCTTGCCCTTGAGCAGCACCGTGTCGCCCTTGAATAGGGAGAGCTTCTCCATGGTGTCTGGGTGGAGGGTGCACACGGAGTTGTCGTCGTTGGTGGTCGCATCCTCCACCACCAGCCGGTTCGCCGCCTTCTTCGACGCCGCCGTGATCGCCATCGCGTTCAACTCCCAGTGATGGACTCGCTGCTTCTCTCGTGGATTACTCTCGTTGGATGGATGTCGAGCGCTACTTTGCGTTGGTGTTGCGGTGAAGAGGATACTTGGGGGTCAGCCCCCCTTTTGAAGGCCCGGCCTGAAGAATTCGACTCTGGTTGGATGGAACACCGTCGCAGAGCGTTCCGAGTCGATATCGTTCGCGTCATATTCCAAGTCTTCTATGTGGTCCGTGCCGTAATAGAAGCTAACTCTTTTCCTACTACGTACCTTGGTCCTTGGCACGATCGGAGAAGGAAAGAACCCTTCCGAATAATTGTCCTTGGCTGCGTTAACAATGGCGTGTTCGTGCTGGAGGAGAGTGCTGTCGTTGGTGCGATGCGAGACGGACAGCAGCGAGTCGCTCCGTCGCCGGATGTGGGATGCCGACGAGGAGGCGGCCTCTGACGGCGAGGCACGCAACGTGGCCGTGGCGCAGATGCACGAGGCCGAGCGCGTGGCGTCCCTCCAGCGCGCCCTCGAATCGGCGGTGCGGCAGCGTAACGTGGCCGTGGCGCAGATGCATGAGGCCGAGCGGCACGCGGAGGATGCCGAGGCTGCCGTCGAGGCCGCTGCGAGGGCCGgcgagcttgcggcggcggaagtgCGGGAGAAGACGGAGCAGAGCGTGGCGACGGACGCGCGCATCAGGGAGCTCGAGCGGGAGATGCTAGCGGTACGTGATGGCGAACAATGGGCACTCGCTTCAGCGCTGGAGGCCGCCGCGACGGAGACGCTGGAGAGGGGGGCAGCCAGGAGATGCTACGGGACGAGCAATGGGTGCTAGACGTGATCGATTGTCCAGCTTGGCATTGCGACATCGACAAGTTTCAATTCTTCTTGACATTGGCATTTGAGTACTAATTAACCGATGTTGGGAATAAGTTCTTCCTTGAAATTTCTTTTTATCTAACGACCTAAAGTGGTATGTTACCTCGATCTAACTTTTGTGATGCAGTGGTGAACGCAAAGCATGATTGGCTTGGTGCTTTCGGCTCTGTTCAGTTGACACTATTGTTG
Coding sequences within:
- the LOC123439651 gene encoding cell division control protein 48 homolog D-like, which produces MAITAASKKAANRLVVEDATTNDDNSVCTLHPDTMEKLSLFKGDTVLLKGKRRHSTVCMALPDDTCEGHKMRINKVARSNLRVRIADVVSVHLCHDVKYARRVHILPVDDTVEGIAGNLFDAYLMPYFMDAFRPVHKGDLFLVRGGMRSVEFKVMEIDPAADYCIVMPDTEIFCDGEPIKREDEERLDDVGYDDVGGMGKPLAQIRELVELPLRHPQIFKSIGVKPPKGILLYGPPGSGKTLIARAVANETGAFFFLINGPEIMSKMAGESESNLRKAFEEAEKNAPSIIFIDEIDSIAPNREKTHGEVERRIVSQLLTLMDGMKARAHVIVMGATNRPNSIDPALRRFGRFDREIDIGVPDEVGRLEVLRVHTKNMKLDEEVNLEVIAKDTHGYVGADLAALCTEAALQCIREKMDVIDLEDDTIDAEILNSMAVTNDHLKTALVGTNPSALRETVVEVPNVSWNDVGGLDGVKRELQETVQYPVEHPEKFEKFGMSPSKGVLFYGPPGCGKTLLAKAIANECQANFISIKGPELLTMWFGESEANVREIFDKARQSAPCVLFFDELDSIATQRGGRMGDAGGAADRVLNQLLTEMDGMNAKKTVFIIGATNRPDIIDSALLRPGRLDQLIYIPLPDEASRHQIFKACLRKSPVAKDVDLGALARFTAGFSGADITEICQRACKYAIREDIEKDMERQRMGEDTMEPDGGQEEEAAEIKAAHFEESMKYARRSVSDADVRKYQAFAQTLQQSRGFGTEFRFPAQPHAVEAAVSTSVAADEDEDDLYK